One segment of Sphingobacteriales bacterium DNA contains the following:
- the paaB gene encoding 1,2-phenylacetyl-CoA epoxidase subunit B has product MQNNTPVWEVFIQSKAGLPHKHVGSVHADDADMALQNARDVYTRRSEGVSIWVVEAKYICANSPADAAAFFEPADNKIYRHPTFYTIPEGVQHL; this is encoded by the coding sequence ATGCAAAACAATACACCTGTTTGGGAAGTGTTTATACAAAGCAAAGCCGGTTTGCCTCATAAGCATGTCGGTAGCGTACACGCCGATGATGCAGACATGGCACTTCAAAACGCCCGCGATGTATATACACGCCGCAGCGAAGGGGTGAGTATCTGGGTAGTAGAAGCCAAATACATTTGCGCCAACAGCCCCGCCGATGCCGCCGCTTTCTTTGAGCCTGCCGACAACAAAATCTATCGCCACCCCACCTTTTACACCATTCCTGAAGGCGTACAACATCTGTAA
- a CDS encoding amidohydrolase: MKLIARIKHLATQYHADTVAQRRHLHAHPELSFQEHETARYIQSELQKIGVPFQSGIADNGVVALIEGKQPATACIALRADFDALPITEANNVPYKSRNEGVMHACGHDAHTANLLAVTRILYELRHEWQGTVKCIFQPAEEKIPGGASLMIKEGVLENPRPSAIFGQHVHPPLPAGKVGFRAGLAMASADEIHLRVIGKGGHAAGPREFIDPILIASNIIVALQQIVSRRADPTLPTVLSFGKIESVGGYNNVIPDEVHIEGTFRAMNEAWRFEAHEKIRQLAQSIAAGMDGRCEVEILVGYPFLFNNEALTARTKAAALEFLGAENVVDIPLRMGAEDFAYYSHQTDACFYRLGIRNEARGIISNIHTATFDIDEEALHTGVGLMAYLALKELEQEVQNIS; this comes from the coding sequence ATGAAGCTCATAGCGCGCATTAAACACCTCGCTACACAATATCACGCCGACACCGTAGCCCAACGTCGCCATTTACACGCCCACCCCGAACTCTCTTTTCAAGAGCACGAAACCGCCCGCTATATCCAGTCCGAACTCCAAAAAATAGGCGTACCTTTTCAAAGCGGTATCGCCGACAACGGCGTGGTAGCACTGATCGAAGGCAAGCAACCCGCCACCGCCTGCATCGCCCTTCGTGCCGACTTCGACGCGCTACCCATCACAGAAGCCAACAACGTACCCTACAAATCGCGCAACGAAGGAGTGATGCACGCCTGCGGTCACGATGCCCACACTGCCAATCTGCTCGCCGTCACCCGCATTTTGTACGAGTTGCGCCACGAATGGCAAGGCACTGTCAAATGTATTTTTCAGCCCGCCGAAGAAAAAATCCCCGGTGGTGCTTCGCTGATGATAAAAGAGGGCGTTTTGGAAAATCCGCGCCCATCTGCCATTTTCGGGCAGCATGTACACCCGCCTTTGCCCGCCGGAAAAGTGGGTTTTCGGGCAGGTTTGGCGATGGCTTCCGCCGATGAAATCCACTTGCGTGTGATAGGAAAAGGCGGGCACGCTGCAGGTCCACGCGAATTTATTGATCCTATTCTTATCGCTTCTAACATTATTGTGGCACTCCAGCAAATCGTGAGCCGCCGCGCCGACCCCACTTTGCCCACCGTATTATCTTTCGGAAAAATAGAATCAGTAGGCGGCTACAACAATGTAATCCCCGACGAGGTGCACATTGAAGGCACCTTTCGGGCGATGAACGAAGCGTGGCGTTTTGAAGCCCACGAAAAAATCCGGCAACTTGCCCAAAGCATCGCCGCCGGTATGGACGGACGCTGCGAAGTAGAAATTTTGGTGGGTTATCCTTTTTTATTCAACAACGAAGCCCTCACCGCCCGCACCAAAGCCGCCGCCCTTGAGTTTTTGGGTGCAGAAAATGTAGTAGATATTCCACTGCGAATGGGCGCAGAAGATTTTGCTTATTATAGCCACCAAACCGATGCTTGTTTTTACCGTTTGGGTATTCGCAACGAAGCACGCGGCATCATTTCCAACATTCACACCGCCACCTTCGACATCGACGAAGAAGCCTTGCACACCGGCGTAGGGTTGATGGCTTATCTGGCTTTGAAAGAATTGGAGCAGGAGGTGCAAAATATTTCTTAA
- the gldL gene encoding gliding motility protein GldL — MFWESSWFKYLKNLLIGVGAAFIILGALFKILHWKGANEILMYAMFMEAAIFFIQGIIPPAKEYAWERVYPELAGKEPIARKAAGPSLTQQLDASLANARIGDDLINSLGSNLKSLGDNIGKLTSVADTAAATQEYAANAKAAAKALGDVKVAYGNAASIAADLGSATEGTKAYHEQVQMVSKNLAALNAVYELELQDTNNHLKAMNKFYGNLTNAINNLNESVEDTKVYKDQLSKLSKNLTSLNGVYGSMLSAMAQGAAARV; from the coding sequence ATGTTTTGGGAATCATCGTGGTTTAAGTACCTCAAAAATCTCTTAATCGGTGTGGGTGCCGCTTTTATCATTCTCGGTGCCTTATTCAAAATTTTACACTGGAAAGGTGCAAACGAAATTTTGATGTATGCGATGTTTATGGAAGCTGCTATTTTCTTCATTCAGGGTATCATTCCTCCTGCAAAAGAATACGCTTGGGAACGTGTATATCCTGAATTAGCCGGAAAAGAACCTATTGCTCGTAAAGCCGCCGGTCCTTCTCTTACTCAACAATTAGATGCTTCTTTGGCAAATGCCCGTATCGGTGATGATTTGATTAACAGCTTGGGCAGCAATCTGAAATCTTTGGGTGACAATATCGGCAAATTGACTTCAGTAGCTGATACTGCTGCTGCTACACAAGAGTATGCCGCTAATGCCAAAGCTGCTGCCAAAGCCTTGGGCGATGTAAAAGTAGCCTATGGTAATGCTGCTTCTATTGCTGCTGATTTGGGTTCTGCTACCGAAGGCACAAAAGCTTATCACGAGCAAGTGCAAATGGTATCTAAAAACTTGGCTGCTTTGAATGCCGTGTATGAATTGGAGTTGCAAGACACCAACAACCACCTCAAAGCTATGAATAAGTTCTATGGTAACTTGACCAATGCTATCAACAACTTGAATGAATCGGTAGAAGACACCAAAGTTTATAAAGATCAACTTTCAAAACTCTCCAAAAACCTTACTTCTTTGAACGGAGTATATGGAAGTATGTTGAGCGCAATGGCACAAGGTGCTGCTGCAAGAGTATAA
- a CDS encoding FkbM family methyltransferase gives MKDLLKKWVKKIPIAFTLNQQYDQQSEQLIRLWCRAGSSCIDIGCHKGEVLDIMLRYAPQGLHYAFEPIPDMYKALRQKYQSRPCHIFDVALSDKNGETTFNYVVSNPAYSGLLKRRYDRPHEEDTTITVRTARLDDILPATTDIRLMKIDVEGAELLVLKGAEQTIRRCQPLIVFEHGLGASDYYGSTPKAVYELLSSCGLHINTMKNYLNGKAPLSLAAFEKNFYNQLNYYFCAYSAAPPITD, from the coding sequence TTGAAAGATTTATTAAAAAAATGGGTAAAGAAAATACCTATTGCTTTTACACTCAATCAACAATACGACCAACAGAGCGAACAATTAATTCGTTTGTGGTGTCGTGCTGGTAGCAGTTGTATAGATATTGGTTGCCACAAAGGGGAGGTATTAGATATTATGTTGAGGTATGCCCCGCAAGGTTTGCACTATGCCTTTGAGCCGATACCGGATATGTATAAGGCATTGCGTCAAAAATATCAATCACGCCCTTGCCATATTTTTGATGTGGCTCTGAGCGACAAAAACGGAGAAACTACCTTTAACTATGTAGTATCCAATCCGGCATATAGCGGTTTGCTCAAACGCCGCTACGACCGTCCGCACGAAGAAGATACTACTATTACAGTACGCACCGCCCGCTTAGATGATATATTGCCCGCTACCACCGACATCAGATTAATGAAAATAGATGTAGAAGGGGCAGAATTATTGGTATTGAAAGGGGCAGAGCAAACCATTCGCCGTTGCCAGCCTCTTATTGTTTTTGAACATGGTTTGGGAGCATCTGATTATTATGGCAGCACCCCAAAAGCTGTTTATGAGTTATTGAGCAGTTGCGGTTTGCATATCAATACAATGAAAAATTATCTAAATGGCAAAGCCCCACTTTCTTTAGCAGCATTTGAAAAAAATTTCTACAACCAATTAAATTATTATTTTTGTGCGTATTCTGCTGCTCCGCCTATCACCGACTAA
- a CDS encoding HTTM domain-containing protein, translating to MSMRFINTLSSSFQRATDGSLLGVFRVVFGILMLYKVLTLIQIDFVEKGLLATKFLFYYEGLSFIRLLPPSIMRVLPWVLIGSAFWIITGWRSRWGALLFFITFSYLVLLDKSLYSNPFYYFMLISFLLACTRSDHNFSLRCVMRNKTFWGNPIPEWNLRLFQIQLVVVYFYSFMSKIGYDWLVSQEPTRSILATYIQNGHWAASLLGQNWVLPLFNYGSMCYELLIAVLLLFTRTRRFAIVLLVVMATFNIFLFVEDVVAPLLMMANAILLWNLGHNSAAVANKKRSSFVLQPYQQKLVYAYIAFQVLFPLRHYFVAGNVQWDNIGGRFAWFSRTHIKELPKGEITFYIGEKSAPKMMPVVAERFINTQQIRTLREDPRMLIQFAAFLEEIGKREHFIQPLIQVDNFISLNRRPPQQIVNSQRDLLEIYHQQLPYSQWIIPME from the coding sequence ATGTCTATGCGTTTTATCAATACCCTATCATCATCTTTTCAGCGTGCCACAGATGGCAGTTTGCTTGGTGTTTTCAGAGTTGTATTCGGGATATTAATGCTGTATAAAGTATTGACTTTAATACAAATAGATTTTGTAGAAAAAGGACTGCTGGCAACTAAATTCCTGTTTTATTACGAAGGGCTTTCATTTATCCGTCTGCTGCCTCCTTCTATTATGCGTGTTTTGCCCTGGGTACTGATAGGCTCCGCTTTTTGGATAATAACAGGGTGGCGAAGCCGCTGGGGAGCTTTGCTGTTTTTTATAACATTCAGCTATTTGGTACTCTTAGACAAAAGTTTGTACAGCAACCCTTTTTATTATTTTATGCTGATTTCTTTTTTGTTGGCTTGCACACGCAGCGACCATAATTTTTCGCTGAGATGTGTAATGCGCAACAAAACTTTTTGGGGAAATCCGATACCCGAATGGAATTTGCGGCTTTTCCAAATTCAGTTGGTAGTGGTATATTTTTACAGTTTTATGTCAAAAATAGGCTATGATTGGTTGGTGTCGCAAGAGCCTACACGCAGCATTTTGGCAACTTATATACAAAATGGACACTGGGCAGCTTCTTTATTGGGGCAAAATTGGGTGTTGCCACTTTTTAATTACGGAAGTATGTGCTACGAATTGCTGATTGCCGTTTTACTGCTGTTTACACGCACACGCCGCTTTGCTATTGTGCTATTGGTGGTGATGGCTACATTCAATATATTCCTTTTTGTGGAAGATGTCGTTGCGCCTTTATTGATGATGGCAAATGCCATTCTTTTGTGGAATTTGGGGCATAATTCTGCTGCCGTTGCAAATAAAAAACGCAGTAGTTTTGTATTGCAACCCTACCAACAAAAATTAGTATATGCTTATATCGCTTTTCAGGTATTGTTTCCGTTGAGGCATTATTTCGTAGCGGGCAATGTGCAGTGGGATAATATCGGCGGTCGGTTTGCGTGGTTTTCCCGTACCCACATCAAAGAATTGCCCAAAGGAGAAATCACTTTTTATATCGGCGAAAAAAGCGCACCGAAGATGATGCCGGTGGTGGCGGAACGCTTCATTAATACCCAACAAATACGCACCTTGCGCGAAGACCCGCGTATGCTGATACAATTTGCAGCATTTTTGGAAGAAATAGGCAAGCGTGAGCATTTTATACAGCCATTGATTCAGGTGGATAATTTTATCAGTCTCAACCGCCGCCCACCGCAACAAATTGTAAATTCGCAGCGCGATTTATTAGAAATTTATCATCAGCAACTTCCTTACAGCCAATGGATTATTCCGATGGAGTAG
- a CDS encoding ATP-dependent Clp protease adaptor ClpS, protein MLKKEIFAVQIRPEKEVDLLLDELLEESSKLILHNDDVNTFDWVIECLVDICKHHPLQAEQCALIVHFKGRCSVKEGTETELLPFKDALLDRGLTATIEH, encoded by the coding sequence ATGTTAAAAAAAGAAATATTTGCCGTGCAAATTCGCCCTGAAAAAGAAGTAGATTTACTATTGGACGAATTATTGGAGGAAAGCAGCAAATTGATATTGCACAACGACGATGTCAATACTTTTGATTGGGTAATAGAATGTTTGGTGGATATTTGCAAGCATCACCCCCTGCAAGCCGAGCAGTGCGCACTAATTGTGCATTTTAAAGGCAGATGCTCGGTAAAAGAAGGTACAGAAACCGAACTGCTCCCTTTCAAAGATGCACTTTTAGACAGAGGTTTGACGGCAACCATTGAACATTAA
- a CDS encoding hotdog fold thioesterase — protein sequence MSSKPELITQKMLKHDSFSAWLGIELETIGEGTCTLALSVRPEMVNGFGVAHGGISYALADSAFAFACNSFGLQSLSIETSISHCKTIQIGDRLQAVATVQQNGKRVGTYYVEIRNQHNDIVALFKGTCYKTAKEWEV from the coding sequence ATGTCATCAAAACCCGAACTCATTACACAAAAAATGCTCAAACACGACTCTTTCAGTGCGTGGTTGGGTATTGAGTTGGAAACCATCGGCGAAGGCACTTGCACCCTCGCCCTGAGCGTAAGACCCGAAATGGTCAACGGATTCGGAGTGGCACATGGCGGCATCTCCTACGCCCTCGCCGACTCCGCCTTTGCTTTTGCCTGCAACAGTTTTGGTTTGCAGAGCCTCTCCATTGAAACGTCTATCAGCCATTGCAAAACCATTCAAATCGGTGACCGCCTCCAAGCCGTAGCTACCGTGCAACAAAACGGCAAGCGCGTAGGAACTTATTATGTAGAAATCCGCAATCAACACAACGATATTGTGGCTCTTTTCAAAGGCACTTGCTACAAAACTGCCAAAGAATGGGAAGTATAA
- the paaC gene encoding phenylacetate-CoA oxygenase subunit PaaC: MTEQRQLFNFVVRLGDSTLIAGHRLSQWCSKAHSLEEDIALVNISLDLIGQATNWLEYAATLEGKGQTADQLAYLRDAVHFRSCLLVQQENGDFAFTMMKQYLFDVFQNLIYEALCHSSDAHIAAIAAKSLKESAYHLRHSSQWLKRLAGGTAESLRRTQYALDTLWKYTADLFEQETNIAPLVAEGILPDYAALQAAWQQQIQSFFQENGLTIPEKTVMLQGSTQGRHSEALGYILAEMQFLPRAYPNAQW, translated from the coding sequence ATGACCGAACAAAGACAGCTTTTTAATTTTGTAGTGCGCCTGGGAGATAGTACGCTCATCGCCGGACACCGCCTTTCGCAATGGTGCAGCAAAGCCCATTCTTTGGAAGAAGATATTGCCTTGGTGAATATCTCACTCGACCTCATCGGGCAGGCAACAAATTGGTTAGAGTACGCCGCCACCCTCGAAGGCAAAGGACAAACCGCCGACCAACTCGCCTATTTGCGCGATGCGGTGCATTTTCGCTCTTGCCTTTTGGTGCAGCAGGAAAACGGCGATTTTGCTTTTACGATGATGAAACAATATCTGTTTGATGTGTTTCAGAATTTGATATACGAAGCACTTTGCCACAGCAGCGATGCCCACATTGCCGCTATTGCCGCCAAATCGCTCAAAGAAAGTGCCTATCACCTGCGCCACAGCAGCCAATGGCTCAAACGCTTGGCGGGCGGCACGGCAGAGAGTTTGCGCCGCACTCAATATGCTTTGGATACCCTCTGGAAATATACTGCCGACTTGTTTGAACAAGAAACAAATATTGCTCCCTTGGTAGCCGAAGGTATATTGCCCGATTATGCCGCCTTGCAAGCCGCTTGGCAGCAGCAGATACAAAGTTTTTTTCAGGAAAACGGCTTGACAATTCCCGAAAAAACAGTGATGCTCCAAGGCAGCACACAAGGCAGACACAGCGAAGCCTTAGGATATATTTTGGCAGAGATGCAATTCCTGCCCCGCGCTTATCCCAATGCGCAATGGTAA
- a CDS encoding LptF/LptG family permease, giving the protein MKKIDLLLLRSFFAPFSATFFIALFVLIMQFLWKYIDDLVGKGLEVGIVTELLFYLSASVVPLALPIAVLLAAIITFGKLGEHYELVAMKASGISLQRILLPLATVALLLSAVAFLFSNYMLPIANLKFGTLLYSVVQQRPVINIKEGVFYDGIEGYILRIGSKNPDNIGINDVMIYDHTSGRGCSNVIVAERGEMVSTEDGKYLRFKLYNGKKYEELSETPQTNYSKKINREQVRLQFEELEMLIDLSDFGFEKKDENLFKSNHQMMSVAQLRYHLDSLQNDLGKITHGTQERLQPMYSFMKKNFQPASAAPATTDNFAAMLCVEGNAQRSAWFRRAIDEARNAKSTADWARSQQNYLKERAMKYSLTLHKKYSLSFSCFVLFLIGAPLGAIIRKGGLGMPMVVSIIFFMLFHILDTIGKKLAEEFAVGTWQGAWFATFFLLPLAFFLVYKSANDSALFNIDAYKKFFKRIGTWGKKKQNPITYSTPSE; this is encoded by the coding sequence TTGAAAAAAATAGACCTGCTCCTGCTTCGCTCTTTTTTTGCGCCATTCAGTGCCACTTTTTTCATTGCACTGTTTGTGCTGATTATGCAGTTTTTATGGAAATACATTGACGATTTGGTGGGCAAGGGCTTGGAAGTGGGCATCGTTACCGAATTGCTATTCTATTTGTCGGCGAGTGTAGTGCCTTTGGCTTTGCCGATAGCAGTGCTCTTGGCGGCAATCATCACTTTCGGTAAGTTGGGCGAGCATTATGAGTTAGTGGCGATGAAGGCTTCGGGAATTTCGCTGCAACGCATCTTGCTGCCTTTGGCTACGGTAGCTTTGCTGTTGTCGGCAGTGGCTTTTTTGTTTTCCAATTATATGTTGCCCATTGCCAACCTCAAATTCGGCACTTTGCTGTATTCGGTGGTGCAGCAGCGTCCGGTTATCAACATCAAAGAGGGTGTTTTTTATGATGGTATCGAGGGCTATATTTTGCGCATCGGCTCAAAAAATCCCGACAATATCGGCATCAATGATGTGATGATTTACGACCACACCTCCGGACGCGGTTGCAGCAATGTCATTGTTGCCGAGCGCGGCGAGATGGTATCCACCGAAGACGGAAAATATTTGCGCTTCAAATTATACAACGGCAAAAAATACGAGGAACTTTCCGAAACTCCCCAAACCAATTATTCCAAAAAAATCAACCGCGAGCAGGTGCGTCTGCAATTTGAGGAATTGGAAATGCTGATAGATTTATCCGATTTTGGTTTTGAGAAGAAAGACGAAAATTTATTCAAATCCAATCATCAGATGATGAGTGTGGCACAATTGCGTTATCATTTGGATTCCTTACAAAATGATTTGGGTAAAATTACACACGGCACACAAGAACGCCTGCAACCGATGTATTCATTTATGAAAAAAAACTTTCAGCCCGCCTCTGCTGCCCCCGCCACCACCGACAATTTTGCCGCGATGTTGTGTGTTGAAGGCAATGCACAGCGTTCTGCTTGGTTTCGCCGTGCCATTGATGAAGCCCGCAACGCTAAAAGCACCGCCGATTGGGCACGCTCCCAACAAAACTACCTCAAAGAGCGAGCAATGAAATATAGCCTCACTTTACACAAAAAATATTCACTTTCTTTTTCCTGCTTCGTGTTGTTTTTGATAGGTGCGCCTTTGGGTGCTATTATCCGCAAGGGCGGGCTGGGTATGCCGATGGTCGTGTCCATTATCTTTTTTATGTTGTTTCATATTTTAGATACCATTGGCAAAAAATTAGCTGAAGAGTTTGCGGTCGGCACTTGGCAGGGAGCGTGGTTTGCAACTTTTTTCCTACTGCCGCTGGCATTTTTTTTGGTATATAAATCTGCTAATGATTCTGCTTTGTTCAATATAGATGCCTACAAAAAATTTTTCAAACGTATTGGCACTTGGGGCAAAAAAAAGCAAAATCCAATAACATACTCTACTCCATCGGAATAA
- a CDS encoding SUMF1/EgtB/PvdO family nonheme iron enzyme — translation MKKILLSGVIGIGLLTMVGCGKQSAEANGQLIGVQSEQEWRTINPYGMVYIPSGTLNIGQADQDVNATLTQRTKAISIQGFYMDETEITNSEYRQFINWVRDSIALTKLDAFIESEDGQQRLDWSYPIDWAAEGADAEALSGMFYTGDDQFWGRREVDKRQLKFAYEWYDWKEAAKNNKADKSGQTRSAYIRKEEVLIYPDTLCWIGDFSYAYNEPMTRNYFWHPAFDDYPIVGVDWNQANAFCGWRTKLWNDFAGENGETMGEDFRLPFEHEWEYASRGGLEGAPYPWGGPYIRNDKGCLLANFKPGRGNYPEDGGFYTVKVGSYNPNGYGLYDMSGNVSEWTSSAYFENAYSFIHDMNPDIRWDVKEDDAVTLRRKVLRGGSWKDIGYYLQTGTRHWEYQDTSKSYIGFRTTLTFLGRSMGDFK, via the coding sequence ATGAAGAAGATACTTTTAAGCGGTGTTATAGGCATCGGGCTTCTAACGATGGTTGGATGCGGTAAACAAAGTGCGGAAGCAAATGGGCAACTGATTGGTGTACAAAGCGAACAAGAGTGGCGCACCATTAATCCGTATGGAATGGTGTATATCCCTTCGGGAACGTTGAACATCGGACAGGCAGACCAAGATGTGAATGCCACCCTTACCCAACGCACCAAAGCCATTTCTATTCAAGGTTTCTATATGGACGAAACCGAAATCACCAACAGCGAGTACCGCCAATTTATTAATTGGGTACGCGACTCTATCGCTTTGACGAAGTTAGATGCCTTTATCGAAAGCGAAGACGGACAACAGCGTTTGGATTGGTCGTATCCGATTGATTGGGCTGCTGAAGGAGCTGACGCAGAAGCGTTGTCAGGTATGTTTTATACCGGTGACGATCAGTTCTGGGGAAGAAGAGAAGTAGATAAGCGACAACTCAAATTTGCTTATGAGTGGTACGATTGGAAAGAAGCTGCAAAAAACAATAAAGCAGACAAATCCGGTCAGACTCGCAGTGCCTATATTCGCAAAGAAGAAGTACTCATTTATCCTGATACTTTGTGCTGGATTGGCGACTTTTCTTATGCTTACAATGAGCCGATGACCCGCAATTACTTCTGGCACCCTGCTTTTGATGATTATCCGATTGTGGGCGTGGATTGGAATCAAGCCAATGCTTTCTGCGGCTGGCGCACTAAATTGTGGAATGACTTCGCCGGAGAAAACGGTGAAACAATGGGCGAAGACTTCCGTCTGCCTTTCGAACACGAATGGGAATATGCTTCTCGCGGCGGCTTGGAAGGAGCTCCTTATCCTTGGGGGGGACCTTATATTCGCAACGACAAAGGCTGTTTGTTGGCTAACTTCAAACCCGGTCGTGGCAATTATCCCGAAGATGGCGGTTTTTATACCGTAAAAGTAGGCTCTTATAACCCCAATGGTTATGGATTATACGATATGTCGGGCAATGTGTCAGAGTGGACTTCTTCTGCTTATTTTGAAAACGCCTACTCTTTCATACACGATATGAATCCGGATATTCGTTGGGACGTAAAAGAAGATGATGCCGTGACGCTTCGCCGTAAAGTATTGCGCGGCGGTTCTTGGAAAGATATAGGATATTATCTCCAAACTGGTACACGTCACTGGGAATATCAGGACACTTCTAAATCTTATATTGGTTTCCGTACTACACTCACGTTCTTAGGACGTTCTATGGGCGATTTTAAATAA
- the gldN gene encoding gliding motility protein GldN — MAFSLACGVMTVAVAQETNTPEKPEKPGSVESPDTGKVSFGIGNYFKEPLVQDGAYEKIATKEKIALPYDQIREADVFWSKRVWRVIDAREKMNEAFINEKQPFITVLLRIMEEHPDVEVFTDDTFTERQKVGDLQGRLSSVDTTMVFDFEKDDYVQKVIKNDINPKAYTKFRIKEDWLFDEETSTMVSRVMAISPIRDVLDANTGESRGTEALVWVYYPSIRPYLCKFEANMNENDAIKLTWEDVFEMRLFSSYVMKESNPKDRRISEYATGRDAQMESKRIMQELQNKEHDLWEY, encoded by the coding sequence TTGGCATTTTCTTTAGCCTGCGGCGTGATGACGGTGGCTGTGGCGCAAGAAACCAATACGCCAGAGAAGCCCGAAAAGCCCGGCTCTGTAGAATCGCCCGACACCGGAAAAGTATCTTTCGGTATCGGCAACTATTTTAAAGAGCCTTTGGTACAAGACGGTGCTTATGAAAAAATCGCAACGAAAGAGAAAATCGCATTGCCTTACGACCAAATTCGGGAAGCCGATGTGTTCTGGTCGAAAAGGGTTTGGAGAGTAATTGATGCCCGCGAAAAAATGAACGAAGCATTTATTAATGAAAAACAACCTTTTATTACGGTGTTGTTGCGTATTATGGAGGAACACCCCGATGTAGAAGTATTTACAGATGATACGTTCACAGAGCGTCAAAAAGTCGGCGATTTACAAGGTCGTTTAAGCAGCGTGGATACCACCATGGTATTTGATTTTGAAAAAGATGACTATGTACAAAAAGTTATCAAAAACGACATCAACCCTAAAGCTTACACTAAATTCCGTATTAAGGAAGACTGGCTCTTTGACGAAGAAACATCTACCATGGTGTCGCGTGTGATGGCGATTTCGCCTATCCGCGATGTACTAGATGCGAATACCGGAGAATCACGCGGTACGGAAGCCTTAGTATGGGTTTATTATCCAAGTATTCGTCCTTATTTGTGCAAATTTGAAGCAAATATGAACGAAAATGATGCGATAAAACTTACTTGGGAAGATGTATTTGAGATGCGTTTGTTCAGCAGTTATGTAATGAAAGAATCCAACCCAAAAGACCGCCGTATTTCCGAATACGCCACCGGTCGTGATGCTCAAATGGAATCGAAACGGATTATGCAAGAACTTCAAAATAAAGAACACGACTTGTGGGAGTACTAA
- a CDS encoding rhomboid family intramembrane serine protease, whose translation MIFPIGDQQVQRGYVPFFSYSIIAVNILIFIYQLFLGESVEDFINTFGAIPVSIVAGNHWYSLLSSMFLHGGWAHLVGNMMFLWVFGDNIEATIGNIRFFVFYLAGGIIASLTHIYFNMDSDAPMIGASGAIAAVLGAYLILFPHSRIKMLVVIFFYSFYIRAVFFLLIWIVQQIVSVWLDMNATDVETAQSGGVAWWAHIGGFAFGVAAGLFFKMVYPKPALMVTAPQEEEE comes from the coding sequence ATGATATTTCCTATCGGCGACCAACAAGTTCAACGCGGCTATGTCCCCTTTTTTAGCTATAGTATTATTGCAGTCAATATTTTAATATTTATCTACCAGCTATTTTTGGGCGAATCAGTCGAGGATTTTATTAATACCTTCGGCGCAATTCCTGTATCTATCGTTGCTGGCAACCATTGGTATAGTTTGTTGAGTAGCATGTTTTTGCATGGTGGTTGGGCACATTTAGTAGGTAATATGATGTTTTTGTGGGTATTTGGAGATAATATAGAAGCCACTATCGGTAATATCAGGTTTTTTGTTTTTTATCTAGCGGGCGGCATCATTGCATCTTTAACGCATATTTATTTTAATATGGACAGCGACGCGCCTATGATTGGGGCGAGCGGGGCTATTGCCGCTGTATTGGGTGCATATCTGATACTTTTTCCCCACTCGCGCATTAAAATGTTAGTGGTGATTTTTTTCTACTCCTTTTATATCCGCGCTGTATTTTTTCTGCTGATATGGATTGTACAGCAGATCGTCAGTGTTTGGCTGGATATGAACGCCACTGATGTAGAAACAGCACAAAGCGGCGGTGTAGCTTGGTGGGCACATATCGGCGGCTTTGCCTTTGGTGTAGCAGCGGGTTTATTTTTCAAAATGGTATATCCCAAACCCGCACTGATGGTTACTGCACCACAAGAGGAAGAAGAATAA